One Oceanithermus desulfurans genomic region harbors:
- a CDS encoding tetratricopeptide repeat protein: MILFWTVVALLVLLAAVYATLPLAREPEPFPADPLPEELRAEIEALKQEARELEGSERKRTLGRIVQLERRLAELEGRPAAPRTRRVSWVALMATTAFLVFVGGVLLRYTLPRAPGETITTSNLISGERAVDRAKLAELNRLKAQAERNDDAESWLAYGNAAWEVADYNAAAEAYKRVLDLDSKNLTAWKRMGILFFMSGFPEDAAQVLQVVVGVDPNDPEALLFLGNAYSMLGRFDEAVGVWERYLAVGGPDAERVKALIAQARAQQEAKAAVDRGQAPDGNVVYEAKCAACHGQNAEGGIGPRLVGNPVLRVDGAVAEIVKKGTGSMPAIPMSEAELQALLDYLKGL; encoded by the coding sequence ATGATCCTGTTTTGGACCGTGGTTGCGTTGCTGGTGCTCCTGGCCGCCGTTTACGCCACCCTGCCGCTGGCGCGCGAGCCCGAACCCTTTCCCGCCGACCCCCTTCCCGAAGAGCTGCGGGCCGAGATCGAGGCGCTGAAGCAGGAGGCGCGTGAGCTCGAGGGCAGCGAACGCAAGCGCACCCTGGGGCGCATCGTGCAGCTCGAACGCCGCCTGGCCGAGCTCGAGGGGCGCCCGGCCGCCCCCCGAACGCGCCGCGTTTCCTGGGTGGCCCTCATGGCGACGACCGCCTTCCTGGTCTTCGTGGGCGGGGTGCTGCTGCGCTACACCCTGCCGCGGGCGCCGGGCGAGACGATCACCACCTCGAACCTGATCAGCGGCGAGCGCGCCGTCGACCGCGCCAAGCTGGCCGAGCTCAACCGCCTCAAGGCGCAGGCCGAGCGCAACGACGACGCGGAAAGCTGGCTCGCCTACGGCAACGCGGCCTGGGAGGTGGCCGACTACAACGCCGCCGCCGAAGCCTACAAGCGGGTCCTCGACCTAGACAGCAAGAACCTGACCGCCTGGAAGCGGATGGGGATCCTCTTCTTCATGTCCGGGTTCCCGGAGGACGCCGCCCAGGTCCTCCAGGTCGTCGTCGGGGTGGACCCCAACGACCCCGAGGCGCTGCTCTTCCTGGGCAACGCCTACTCGATGCTGGGCCGCTTCGACGAGGCCGTCGGCGTCTGGGAGCGTTACCTCGCCGTCGGCGGCCCGGACGCCGAGCGGGTGAAGGCCCTCATCGCCCAGGCGCGCGCCCAGCAGGAGGCCAAGGCCGCGGTCGACCGCGGCCAGGCTCCTGACGGAAACGTCGTCTACGAGGCCAAGTGCGCGGCCTGCCACGGACAGAACGCCGAGGGCGGCATCGGCCCCCGCCTGGTGGGCAACCCGGTGCTGCGGGTCGACGGCGCGGTGGCCGAGATCGTGAAGAAGGGCACCGGCAGCATGCCGGCCATCCCCATGAGCGAGGCCGAGCTGCAGGCGCTGCTGGACTACCTCAAGGGGTTGTAG
- a CDS encoding cytochrome c-type biogenesis protein, giving the protein MRRWLWILVFALGLAGAQTVGNEPPPDLPPKVFEIAKKLRCPVCRGESAAESNAGVTEEMRRQIAEMLAEGKTEDEIIQYFVDRYTEWILYEPPKRGLGLVVWLAPVIGLGLFGFGLYSYLRATSRRAAELEGVSDEELARAEAELGRDDEGGPPS; this is encoded by the coding sequence GTGAGACGCTGGCTTTGGATCCTGGTCTTCGCGCTGGGGCTGGCGGGCGCGCAGACGGTGGGCAACGAGCCGCCCCCCGACCTGCCACCCAAGGTCTTCGAGATCGCCAAGAAGCTGCGCTGCCCGGTGTGCCGCGGCGAGAGCGCGGCCGAGTCGAACGCCGGGGTCACCGAGGAGATGCGGCGGCAGATCGCCGAGATGCTGGCCGAGGGCAAGACCGAGGACGAGATCATTCAGTACTTCGTGGACCGCTACACCGAGTGGATCCTCTACGAACCCCCCAAGCGCGGCCTGGGGCTGGTGGTGTGGCTGGCGCCGGTGATCGGGCTGGGCCTCTTCGGTTTCGGCCTCTACAGCTACCTGCGCGCCACCTCGCGGCGGGCGGCGGAGCTCGAAGGCGTCAGCGATGAGGAGCTGGCCCGGGCCGAAGCCGAGCTCGGGCGCGACGACGAAGGAGGTCCTCCGTCATGA
- a CDS encoding TlpA family protein disulfide reductase: MRAFFGVLLALAIGALFWWGMQTKDERSELPSALAGRPAPTFDLELLPSSREVWGERLNLSDYLGKKPIILNFWASWCYPACYEEAPILEATWRRWKDRVLFVGVNTQDELDAAEKFIEQFGISFPNVYDPRGKVGIDYGMYGVPETFAISVEGRVLERFAGTISAEKLESMIREVLP, encoded by the coding sequence GTGAGAGCCTTTTTCGGAGTGCTGCTCGCCCTGGCCATCGGGGCGTTGTTCTGGTGGGGCATGCAGACGAAGGACGAACGCAGCGAGCTGCCGTCGGCGCTGGCGGGCCGGCCGGCGCCGACGTTCGACCTGGAGCTGCTGCCCAGCTCGCGCGAGGTCTGGGGCGAACGGCTCAACCTGAGCGACTACCTGGGCAAGAAGCCGATCATCCTCAACTTCTGGGCCAGCTGGTGCTACCCCGCCTGCTACGAAGAGGCGCCGATCCTCGAGGCCACCTGGCGCCGCTGGAAGGACCGGGTGCTCTTCGTCGGGGTCAACACCCAGGACGAGCTGGACGCGGCCGAGAAGTTCATCGAACAGTTCGGCATCAGCTTCCCCAACGTCTACGATCCCCGGGGGAAGGTGGGCATCGACTACGGCATGTACGGCGTGCCCGAGACCTTCGCCATCTCGGTCGAGGGGCGGGTGCTCGAGCGCTTCGCCGGTACGATCAGCGCCGAGAAGCTCGAGTCCATGATTCGTGAGGTGCTGCCGTGA
- a CDS encoding heme lyase CcmF/NrfE family subunit: MNPSILGNIGLVLAVFFSVAGLVAVVFSWFLRDARYVRVARRSALLAFLGTFVAFGALEWALLSDDFSIAYTARNHTSASPTWVKFATLWAALEGSILLWALLQTLYTWLAGRRMRDYWTSPVALGTLFVIQLFFLVNVLFVINPFTPVPNPPADGPGPNPLLQNHWMMAVHPILMYLGFVGLSVPFAYAIAAMVTRRYQTWVGETKWWLIFAWGFLTAAIFAGGWWSYEVLGWGGYWAWDPVENASFIPWLLATAFVHTAMVQERRGLFRSWNFALVTLAFAGTVFGTFLTRSGVIESVHAFAGGPVGPIFLGFLLVILAVGFSLLGRVSSEVRDVGSVNVWSREGLLLFGALVFVVMAFVVILGTLFPLLVEATSGAKVSVGAPFFNQLFVPLGYAMLVLMALGPLLPWRRADPETLRVIAWMAVSLVLGTAVGLAVGWTLWVSLTVGLFLFNLVALGWLVASPLARKSRALGGVRAGMGSLAWTRRRYGGYLVHFAVALTALAIAFSQSYRLDVQKTLQIGEAWQVAGRTITVHALRAVEDPHRYSVIADVEISGMGLRQPRLNYYPTSRTPFASPSVAYTLGKDYYLVLQAFDQENAQWVTLRLVVTPLVLWLWVAAVLMALGTAMILWPARRTARAGAAAGEVGA; this comes from the coding sequence GTGAACCCCAGCATTCTGGGCAACATCGGGCTCGTCCTGGCGGTCTTCTTCAGCGTCGCGGGCCTGGTGGCCGTCGTCTTTTCCTGGTTCCTGCGCGACGCCCGCTACGTGCGGGTGGCGCGCCGCAGCGCGCTGCTGGCCTTCCTGGGAACCTTCGTGGCCTTCGGCGCGCTCGAGTGGGCGCTTCTCAGCGACGACTTCTCCATCGCCTACACCGCGCGCAACCACACCTCCGCGAGCCCCACCTGGGTGAAGTTCGCCACCCTCTGGGCGGCGCTCGAGGGTTCGATCCTGCTCTGGGCGCTCTTGCAGACCCTCTACACCTGGCTTGCGGGGCGCAGAATGCGCGACTACTGGACGAGCCCCGTCGCTCTGGGCACGCTCTTCGTCATCCAGCTCTTCTTCCTCGTCAACGTCCTCTTCGTCATCAACCCCTTCACCCCGGTACCCAACCCACCCGCCGACGGCCCCGGCCCCAACCCGCTGCTGCAGAACCACTGGATGATGGCCGTCCACCCCATCCTGATGTACCTGGGCTTCGTGGGCCTCTCGGTGCCCTTCGCCTACGCGATTGCCGCGATGGTGACCCGCCGCTACCAGACCTGGGTCGGCGAAACCAAGTGGTGGCTGATCTTCGCCTGGGGCTTCCTCACCGCCGCCATCTTCGCCGGCGGCTGGTGGAGCTACGAGGTGCTGGGCTGGGGCGGCTACTGGGCGTGGGACCCGGTGGAGAACGCCTCCTTCATTCCCTGGCTGCTGGCCACCGCCTTCGTGCACACCGCGATGGTGCAGGAGCGCCGGGGGCTGTTTCGCAGCTGGAACTTCGCGCTCGTGACCCTGGCCTTCGCCGGCACCGTCTTCGGCACCTTCCTCACCCGCTCCGGCGTCATCGAGTCGGTGCACGCCTTCGCCGGCGGCCCGGTGGGCCCGATCTTCCTGGGCTTCCTGCTCGTCATCCTCGCCGTGGGCTTCTCCCTGCTGGGGCGCGTTTCCTCCGAGGTGCGCGACGTCGGCAGCGTGAACGTCTGGAGCCGCGAGGGGCTGCTGCTCTTCGGCGCCCTCGTCTTCGTGGTCATGGCCTTCGTGGTGATCCTCGGCACCCTCTTCCCGCTGCTGGTGGAAGCCACGAGCGGGGCCAAGGTCTCGGTGGGGGCGCCGTTCTTCAACCAGCTCTTCGTACCCCTGGGCTACGCCATGCTGGTGCTCATGGCCCTCGGGCCGCTGCTGCCCTGGCGCAGGGCCGACCCCGAGACGCTGCGCGTCATCGCCTGGATGGCGGTTTCGCTGGTGCTGGGCACCGCCGTGGGGCTCGCCGTGGGCTGGACCCTGTGGGTGAGCCTGACCGTCGGGCTCTTCCTCTTCAACCTCGTCGCCCTGGGGTGGCTGGTCGCCAGCCCGCTCGCGCGCAAGTCGCGCGCCCTTGGGGGCGTGCGCGCCGGCATGGGGTCGCTGGCCTGGACCCGCAGGCGGTACGGGGGCTACCTCGTGCACTTCGCGGTGGCGCTCACGGCCCTGGCCATCGCGTTCAGCCAGAGCTACCGGCTGGACGTCCAGAAAACGCTGCAGATCGGTGAGGCCTGGCAGGTGGCCGGCCGCACCATCACGGTGCACGCCCTGCGCGCCGTCGAGGACCCGCACCGCTACTCGGTGATCGCCGACGTGGAGATCAGCGGCATGGGTCTCCGCCAGCCGCGGCTGAACTACTACCCCACGTCGCGCACCCCCTTCGCCTCGCCCTCGGTGGCCTACACCCTGGGCAAGGACTACTACCTGGTGCTGCAGGCCTTCGACCAGGAGAACGCGCAGTGGGTGACGCTGCGGCTGGTCGTGACGCCGCTGGTGCTGTGGCTTTGGGTCGCGGCGGTCCTCATGGCGCTCGGTACCGCAATGATCCTCTGGCCCGCCCGCCGCACGGCGCGGGCGGGCGCCGCCGCCGGGGAGGTGGGCGCGTGA
- the ccmE gene encoding cytochrome c maturation protein CcmE, protein MKTKYLIGFLIVVAAIAYLAFGGLGNSLVYYVLPSEYAENPARYEGKRIRLGGLVKEGTIRYDPQTLELDFVVTDGVVDIPVQHEGTPPELFKDNQGVVVEGRFDGRVFKGDNLLIKHSETYQAPPEGGYTPEEVRKLIEEAK, encoded by the coding sequence GTGAAGACTAAGTACCTGATCGGCTTCCTGATCGTCGTGGCTGCGATCGCCTACCTGGCCTTCGGAGGGCTGGGCAACAGCCTGGTCTACTACGTGCTGCCCAGCGAGTACGCCGAGAACCCGGCGCGCTACGAGGGCAAGCGCATCCGCCTGGGCGGCCTGGTCAAGGAGGGCACGATCCGCTACGATCCCCAGACGCTCGAGCTCGACTTCGTCGTCACCGACGGCGTGGTGGACATCCCCGTGCAGCACGAGGGTACCCCGCCGGAGCTCTTCAAGGACAACCAGGGCGTCGTCGTCGAGGGGCGCTTCGACGGCAGGGTGTTCAAGGGCGATAACCTGCTCATCAAGCACTCCGAAACCTACCAGGCGCCGCCGGAGGGGGGCTACACCCCCGAAGAGGTGCGCAAGCTGATCGAGGAGGCCAAGTGA
- the ccsA gene encoding cytochrome c biogenesis protein CcsA gives MNHAENTSSLDSASRGLLALALVVFAVGQYLAFKAPPDVQQGYLIRILYVHVGAAWVAYLAFFVAMLYAVLYLWKQDAAYDRLSAASAEIGLLFMLLTLFGGMMWARPTWGVFWTWEPRLTTSAILTAFYVGYFLLRHAIEDPEFRAKAAAAAAILGVVNIPINYMSVYWWRSIHQTATFDVINRKTHMDGSMVVAMLVNLLAITLFYLAFLRIKGQIAARAAAREEWDE, from the coding sequence GTGAACCACGCCGAGAACACTTCCAGCCTCGATTCTGCTTCGCGCGGGTTGCTGGCCCTGGCGCTGGTCGTCTTCGCAGTGGGGCAGTACCTGGCGTTCAAAGCCCCCCCGGACGTGCAGCAGGGGTACCTCATCCGCATCCTCTACGTGCACGTCGGCGCGGCCTGGGTGGCCTACCTGGCCTTCTTCGTGGCCATGCTCTACGCCGTCCTCTACCTGTGGAAGCAGGACGCCGCCTACGACCGGCTCTCAGCCGCCAGCGCCGAGATCGGCCTGCTCTTCATGCTGCTGACGCTGTTCGGGGGCATGATGTGGGCCCGGCCCACCTGGGGGGTGTTCTGGACCTGGGAGCCGCGGCTGACGACGAGCGCCATTCTGACCGCGTTCTACGTGGGGTACTTCCTGCTGCGGCACGCGATCGAAGACCCCGAGTTCCGCGCCAAGGCGGCCGCTGCCGCGGCGATCCTGGGCGTGGTCAACATTCCCATCAACTACATGTCGGTCTACTGGTGGCGCAGCATCCACCAGACGGCCACCTTCGACGTCATCAACCGCAAGACCCACATGGACGGGTCCATGGTGGTGGCCATGCTGGTGAACCTCCTGGCCATCACCCTGTTCTACCTGGCCTTCCTGCGCATCAAGGGTCAGATCGCCGCGCGCGCGGCGGCCCGGGAGGAGTGGGATGAATAG
- a CDS encoding cytochrome C, with translation MNRLVWTALVALAALAWAQAPEKVSPEVAAQKGCLSCHEGIEDIVPAKSGMMAQIKAFGAMAGDPAGCVVCHGGNPQGLTAEEAHAGAPEALAARGPKTFYPDPGSIWIADRTCGQCHPGYDYRLNLALMQTEAGKIQGNLHTWGFPETWDGKTPYGNYDVKDTDGPVPQVGTEAYKKYMTQLIEMYPQAFPRELKQLPEASPEEVQADPKLAALTYQRHDCQRCHVGVNGREKRGDYRGMGCSSCHILYGDEGFYEGNDPAIKKDERGHPLKHRIVATREIGGIHEGASGGIPTATCNSCHNRGKRIGVTFQGLMEFPYGTPFNAKGGKQPKLHTKKYLFIADDVHHRGQPGKGGMLCQDCHTTIDMHGDGNIFATTLAQVEIECEDCHGTPEKFPWELPLGQGEEFGRDIGNAPRGLADAPLPETAAFATLYPKEDGYLLTARGNPFGNVVKKGDKVIVHSASGSDFEVPVLKAINQADAWVSQDAKVAMVSVAKHAENLECYACHASWVPQCYGCHVKVDYSGGASGTDWIKSGSVVDEHGMTAESAIGSSGIKSPGKISESRSYLRWEDPVLGINGEGRVTPLMPGCQVVYTVIDTEGKTIAHNVIARSPDEAAQLGQDLVPLAIDMAPAQPHSALPEARRCESCHDNPKALGYGIDGGIYQNRYAEDIITDLTDPRTGEPLASNYQVQIPAIPDLTFDWSRIVDPKTGEQVATVGTHWPLSRSLPAEMRENMNRSGLCMGCHKEMTNEKVWNVVSTPGTLSNAEHLDLMHKMLLKYYEDAKKGQ, from the coding sequence ATGAATCGACTGGTATGGACGGCCCTGGTGGCGCTCGCGGCGCTGGCCTGGGCGCAGGCACCCGAGAAGGTCAGCCCCGAGGTGGCGGCCCAGAAAGGGTGCCTCAGCTGCCACGAGGGGATCGAGGACATCGTGCCCGCAAAAAGCGGCATGATGGCCCAGATCAAGGCCTTCGGGGCGATGGCCGGGGATCCGGCGGGCTGCGTGGTCTGCCACGGCGGCAACCCCCAGGGGCTGACGGCCGAGGAGGCCCACGCCGGCGCCCCCGAGGCGCTCGCAGCGCGCGGGCCCAAGACCTTCTACCCCGACCCGGGCTCCATCTGGATCGCCGACCGCACCTGCGGGCAGTGCCACCCGGGCTACGACTACCGCCTCAACCTGGCGCTGATGCAGACCGAGGCCGGCAAGATCCAGGGCAACCTGCACACCTGGGGCTTCCCCGAGACCTGGGACGGCAAGACGCCCTACGGCAACTACGACGTCAAGGACACCGACGGGCCGGTGCCGCAGGTGGGGACCGAGGCCTACAAGAAGTACATGACCCAGCTGATCGAGATGTACCCCCAGGCCTTCCCCCGCGAGTTGAAGCAGCTCCCCGAGGCCAGCCCCGAAGAGGTGCAGGCCGACCCCAAGCTGGCGGCGCTCACCTACCAGCGCCACGACTGCCAGCGCTGCCACGTGGGCGTCAACGGCCGTGAGAAGCGGGGCGACTACCGCGGCATGGGCTGCTCGTCGTGCCACATCCTCTACGGCGACGAGGGCTTCTACGAAGGGAACGACCCCGCGATCAAGAAGGACGAGCGGGGCCACCCGCTCAAGCACCGCATCGTGGCCACCCGCGAGATCGGCGGGATCCACGAGGGCGCGAGCGGCGGCATCCCCACCGCGACCTGCAACTCCTGCCACAACCGCGGCAAGCGCATCGGGGTAACCTTCCAGGGGCTGATGGAGTTCCCCTACGGCACGCCCTTCAACGCCAAGGGCGGCAAACAGCCCAAGCTGCACACCAAGAAGTACCTCTTCATCGCCGACGACGTGCACCACCGCGGCCAGCCCGGCAAGGGCGGCATGCTCTGCCAGGACTGCCACACCACGATCGACATGCACGGCGACGGTAACATCTTCGCCACCACGCTGGCCCAGGTGGAGATCGAGTGCGAGGACTGCCACGGCACCCCCGAGAAGTTCCCCTGGGAGCTGCCGCTGGGCCAGGGCGAGGAGTTCGGACGCGACATCGGCAACGCCCCGCGCGGCCTCGCCGACGCGCCGCTCCCCGAGACCGCGGCCTTCGCCACCCTCTACCCCAAAGAGGACGGCTACCTGCTCACCGCCCGCGGCAACCCCTTCGGTAACGTCGTCAAGAAGGGCGACAAGGTGATCGTGCACTCGGCCTCGGGCTCCGACTTCGAGGTGCCGGTGCTCAAGGCCATCAACCAGGCCGACGCCTGGGTCTCCCAGGACGCCAAGGTGGCCATGGTCTCGGTGGCCAAGCACGCCGAGAACCTGGAGTGCTACGCCTGCCACGCCTCCTGGGTGCCCCAATGCTACGGCTGCCACGTCAAGGTGGACTACTCCGGCGGCGCCAGCGGCACCGACTGGATCAAGTCGGGCAGCGTCGTGGACGAGCACGGCATGACCGCCGAGTCGGCGATCGGCTCGAGCGGCATCAAGTCGCCGGGTAAGATCTCCGAGTCGCGCTCCTACCTGCGCTGGGAAGACCCGGTCCTGGGCATCAACGGCGAGGGCCGCGTAACCCCGCTCATGCCCGGCTGCCAGGTGGTCTACACCGTCATCGACACCGAGGGCAAGACGATCGCCCACAACGTGATCGCCCGCTCGCCCGACGAGGCGGCCCAGCTGGGTCAGGATCTGGTTCCCCTCGCCATCGACATGGCGCCGGCGCAGCCGCACTCGGCCCTGCCCGAAGCCCGTCGCTGCGAAAGCTGCCACGACAACCCCAAGGCGCTCGGGTACGGCATCGACGGCGGCATCTACCAGAACCGCTACGCCGAGGACATCATCACCGACCTGACCGACCCGCGCACCGGCGAACCGCTGGCCAGCAACTACCAGGTGCAGATCCCGGCCATCCCCGACCTGACCTTCGACTGGTCGCGGATCGTCGACCCCAAGACCGGCGAGCAGGTCGCCACCGTGGGCACCCACTGGCCGCTCTCGCGCTCGCTCCCCGCGGAGATGCGCGAGAACATGAACCGCAGCGGCCTCTGCATGGGCTGCCACAAGGAGATGACCAACGAGAAGGTCTGGAACGTGGTCAGCACGCCCGGAACCCTCAGCAACGCCGAGCACCTCGACCTGATGCACAAGATGCTGCTCAAGTACTACGAGGATGCCAAGAAGGGTCAGTAA
- a CDS encoding tetratricopeptide repeat protein: MPRHLSALLFMLALAPLVGGCKPTKAEQAAAPPPTAAAPAAAPTAPPTLPPGAKAGPLDLSKIGPHDEAYAHESLDPDAWAGVALMYQSKGQFGEALSTLDQAIARYPENAHLYAVRGALWLQLEEYAKALADLERSLDLAEDPGVRVNYAEALRRFDRKSDALASLDRALETNPDYLPALFNRGVLRFELGDEEGALADFDRAIAIDPTAAAPYFNRAAVRWALGEKEAAIADLDAFIERAPVGAWKDTARDLRASWQAQREAGP; this comes from the coding sequence ATGCCCAGGCACCTTTCCGCGCTCCTCTTTATGCTCGCCCTCGCGCCGCTGGTCGGCGGCTGCAAGCCGACGAAGGCCGAGCAGGCGGCCGCGCCTCCGCCCACCGCAGCCGCGCCGGCCGCCGCCCCGACGGCCCCGCCGACGCTGCCGCCCGGCGCCAAGGCCGGACCCCTCGACCTCTCGAAGATCGGGCCCCACGACGAGGCCTACGCCCACGAAAGCCTGGACCCCGACGCCTGGGCGGGCGTGGCGCTGATGTACCAGTCCAAGGGTCAGTTCGGCGAGGCGCTGAGCACGCTCGACCAGGCGATCGCCCGCTACCCTGAAAACGCCCACCTCTACGCGGTCCGGGGGGCGCTGTGGCTGCAGCTCGAGGAGTACGCCAAGGCGCTGGCCGACCTGGAGCGCTCCCTCGACCTCGCCGAAGACCCCGGGGTCCGGGTGAACTACGCCGAGGCGCTGCGCCGCTTCGACCGCAAGTCCGACGCGCTGGCCAGCCTGGACCGGGCGCTCGAGACGAACCCCGACTACCTGCCGGCGCTCTTCAACCGTGGGGTGCTGCGCTTCGAGCTGGGCGACGAGGAAGGGGCCCTGGCCGACTTCGACCGCGCCATCGCCATCGACCCCACCGCCGCCGCCCCTTACTTCAACCGCGCCGCGGTGCGCTGGGCGCTGGGCGAGAAGGAAGCGGCCATCGCCGACCTGGACGCCTTCATCGAGCGTGCCCCGGTGGGCGCGTGGAAGGATACCGCGCGCGACCTGCGCGCCTCGTGGCAGGCGCAACGGGAGGCGGGGCCGTGA
- a CDS encoding heme exporter protein CcmB: protein MRALVLALRDLRLEWRGRAGLLSAFSFIAVVLFIMGIAFGPDEANLRRAGPGVLWVALAFAGSMLASRAWALEVENETLDDLLLTPGSREWIYVGKLLFLWLLMIVMGAFLLVLVAAWFYLPLAAWPQLFVTLVLGGTGYTVIAAFYAGLTVRLRARDVLLYLLVFPMILPVVLAAVKATLGIAFGAEFAEIVSWWKLLGVFDVVYLTLCVLLFPGVIEG from the coding sequence GTGAGGGCGCTGGTGCTGGCGCTGCGCGACCTGCGCCTGGAGTGGCGCGGGCGGGCGGGGTTGCTCTCGGCCTTTTCGTTCATCGCCGTCGTGCTCTTCATCATGGGCATCGCCTTCGGCCCCGACGAGGCTAACCTGCGCCGGGCGGGCCCGGGGGTGCTCTGGGTCGCCCTGGCCTTCGCCGGCAGCATGCTGGCGAGCCGCGCCTGGGCGCTGGAGGTGGAGAACGAAACCCTCGACGACCTGCTGCTCACCCCCGGCAGCCGCGAGTGGATCTACGTGGGCAAGCTGCTCTTCCTCTGGCTCCTGATGATCGTGATGGGGGCGTTCCTGCTGGTGCTCGTCGCCGCCTGGTTCTACCTGCCGCTCGCGGCCTGGCCCCAGCTCTTCGTCACCTTGGTCCTCGGCGGCACCGGCTACACCGTCATCGCCGCCTTCTACGCCGGTCTGACCGTGCGCCTGCGGGCCCGCGACGTGCTGCTCTACCTGCTCGTTTTTCCCATGATCCTGCCGGTGGTGCTTGCGGCGGTCAAGGCCACGCTGGGGATCGCCTTCGGGGCCGAGTTCGCCGAGATCGTGAGCTGGTGGAAGCTCCTCGGCGTCTTCGACGTCGTCTACCTGACGCTCTGCGTGCTGCTCTTCCCCGGGGTCATCGAGGGCTGA
- a CDS encoding ABC transporter ATP-binding protein — MADPFVEVQNVWKRFGRQWVLRDLSLAVERGEVVALLGPNGVGKTTLLRVIATLIRPQRGTVRLFGKPARALEAERGRIALVANPPAFYRHLSGEENLEQSLALAGRPIARAEALEAMARVGLPEGRAVAAYSSGMRKRLALARTLLARPQLLLLDEPETALDAGGREELVRVIGEVAREGAVVLATHDHGFAAEVATRSFAMGAQA; from the coding sequence GTGGCGGATCCCTTCGTCGAGGTCCAGAACGTCTGGAAACGGTTCGGCCGTCAGTGGGTGCTCCGTGACCTTTCGCTGGCGGTCGAGCGCGGCGAGGTGGTCGCGCTGCTGGGGCCCAACGGCGTGGGCAAGACCACGCTGCTGCGGGTGATCGCCACGCTGATCCGTCCCCAGCGGGGCACGGTGCGGCTTTTCGGGAAGCCGGCGCGGGCGCTCGAGGCCGAGCGCGGCCGCATCGCGCTGGTGGCCAACCCGCCGGCCTTCTACCGGCACCTGAGCGGCGAGGAGAACCTGGAGCAGTCCCTGGCGCTGGCGGGCCGGCCCATCGCGCGCGCAGAGGCGCTCGAGGCGATGGCGCGGGTGGGGCTGCCGGAGGGCCGCGCGGTGGCGGCGTACTCGAGCGGGATGCGCAAGCGCTTGGCGCTGGCGCGCACCCTGCTGGCGCGGCCGCAGCTGCTGCTGCTGGACGAGCCGGAAACGGCGCTCGACGCCGGGGGGCGCGAGGAGCTGGTGCGCGTCATCGGCGAGGTCGCCCGCGAGGGCGCGGTGGTGCTGGCGACCCACGACCACGGCTTCGCCGCCGAGGTGGCGACCCGCAGCTTCGCGATGGGGGCGCAGGCGTGA
- a CDS encoding cytochrome c biogenesis CcdA family protein has translation MELSIAAAFLAGMLSFLSPCVLPLVPTYLAYLGGDQGRPVKNALFFILGFGIIFILLGLPFTVLGSLLQDYKPVLAKVGGVLLILFGLYMLGLKLPFLAQMRGVSYTGDTSRPWGAFLMGAALATAWLPCIGPILGGILTLTAMEGFGGLVYLVAYVLGLAVPFFLVALFADRVAVIIRKSGRISLWVERVAGAILIFVGFLMITDAFQRLNNFFIRFTPEWLFERL, from the coding sequence ATGGAGCTCTCGATCGCCGCGGCCTTCCTCGCGGGTATGCTGTCGTTTCTCTCGCCGTGCGTGCTGCCCCTGGTTCCCACCTACCTGGCCTACCTCGGCGGCGACCAGGGCCGCCCGGTGAAGAACGCGCTCTTCTTCATCCTGGGGTTCGGCATCATCTTCATCCTGCTGGGGCTGCCCTTCACCGTCCTCGGCAGCCTGCTGCAGGACTACAAGCCGGTGCTGGCCAAGGTGGGCGGCGTCCTGCTCATCCTCTTCGGGCTGTACATGCTGGGCCTCAAGCTCCCCTTCCTGGCGCAGATGCGCGGCGTCAGCTACACCGGGGACACCTCCCGGCCCTGGGGCGCCTTCCTGATGGGTGCGGCGCTGGCCACGGCCTGGCTGCCCTGCATCGGCCCCATCCTCGGCGGCATCCTCACGCTGACCGCCATGGAGGGGTTCGGGGGTCTGGTCTACCTGGTGGCCTACGTGCTCGGCCTGGCCGTTCCCTTCTTCCTCGTCGCCCTCTTCGCCGACCGCGTGGCCGTGATCATCCGCAAGAGCGGCCGAATCTCGCTCTGGGTCGAGCGGGTGGCCGGGGCCATCCTGATCTTCGTCGGTTTCCTGATGATCACCGACGCCTTTCAGCGGCTCAACAACTTCTTCATCCGCTTCACGCCCGAGTGGCTGTTCGAAAGGCTGTAG